A window of Chromohalobacter canadensis genomic DNA:
CCAATTGCTCGTGGCCGTGGGCTTCCCAGAGCTTCTTTTTGGCGACCAATTCATCGAACTGCTTACGGTTGCACGCGGCGAAAATACCGCCTTCCTTCAAGTCACATTGAATGTCGTAGTCTTTGACGAAACGATGTAGGATGCGGCCGCCCTCGAAGGCCATCCTGCCCATCTCTGCGCCGACCTTCTGTCCGTAATGGTGCTCGATGAAGTCGATATCGCGGCTGTAGCTATTGACGATCTGCCCGCCGTTGCGGCCGGAAGCACCGAATCCGACGCGGTTACCTTCCAGCACAACCACCTTGTAGCCATTTTCGGCCATGTGAAGGGCCGTAGACACACCGGTAAAACCGGCGCCTACGATGCAGATGTCTGCTTTCACGTGACCCTTCAGGGTCGGGCGCACGCGCTTGTCATTCGCAGACGCCGCGTAATAAGAATGAGGGTGAGACGTTGCCAGCACGGTTTGCTCCCGAACCATCGTTGTATCTCGACCAGCCTTCGTTAAATGTTGGTCATTTGTGTCTTAGCTTGGGGATAACGTTACGAAGGGGGGGCAACCCTGCGATATACCCCCTCGGGTATATTTTAAGAGCAAGCCGTTCCAGAAGGCCCCGCGCGGCTCTCAGGAGTCCATTTTGTGCGTCATGGCAGTGCGTGAAAGCTTGCGCTGCTGACCTTCGTCGCGCTCTTCGTTGACGGCTAAACAAAGAATCGCTTGCATGAATGGGGTGCCATGAGGCGCCATGGCAGGTATAAAGACTCCGCCATCTTCGGTATAGGAACACTCATGGCTCGCGCTCCCTTCGAACTCGCCGGTACGCGTATTCCGCCCGGCAGCCGGGCACAAATCGATGTGCCGGTGGCCAAGCTGTATACCCACGCGCCGCTGCATATTCCCGTCGAGGTCGTCCATGGACGCCAGCCGGGACCGGTCTTGCTGGTGTGTGGTGCCATTCATGGCGATGAGCTCAACGGCGTCGAGATCGTGCGCCGGATGCTAAGGCTGGCCTCGCTATCGCGCTTGAGGGGCACGCTGATCGCGGTGCCCATCGTCAATGTCTTCGGCTTCGTGCAGCAGACGCGTTACCTGCCCGATCGGCGTGACTTGAATCGCTGCTTTCCGGGCAGTGAGATTGGCTCGCTTGGCTCGCGTATCGCGGCGCTGTTCCGTGAGCAAATTGTCGATTTGGCCACGCATATCGTCGACCTGCATACCGGGGCGATCCATCGCACCAACCTTCCCCAGGTGCGCGCGCAGATGAAGGATCGGCCCGCAACACAAGCCATGGCAGAGGCGTTCGGCGTGCCGGTGATTCTCAATGCCGAGCTGCGCGAGGGAAGTCTTCGGGAATACGCACAATCGCGTAACGTGCCGGTGCTGACCTATGAGGCCGGAGAGGCGTTGCGTTTCGACGAGTGGGCGATCGCGCCGGGGGTAAGAGGTGTGCAGCGCGTGATGCGCTTGCTGGGCATGCTGCCCACCGACCGGCGTCGGCATAAACCTGCCGTTGCGGAGGTCGCCAATGGCTCGAGTTGGGCTCGCTCGCCCATCGATGGCATCCTACGGCCTCGAGCGCGGTTGGGCGCGCGTGTCGCACGAGGCGATATTCTAGGGCGCGTTGCCGATCCGTTCGGTAATGCCGAGCAGGAAGTGCTCGCCAACGCCGATGGCATCGTCATCGGTATGAGCAATCTACCGCTCGCCAATGAAGGCGAGGCGCTATTTCATGTGGCGCGCTTCGATGAAATCGAAGAGGCCGAGAACGCCGTTGAAACCTTCCACTCCGATTTCGAGACACGCCAAGAGCTATAGCGTCGGTTCAGGCGACGGCGCTTGCAGTGTCGAGCTCGCGTACCTTGGCCAGTGCTTCATCGAACACCTCGAGCCCGGCGCCGTCGCGGTGGGCGTTTTCCGACAAGTGACGTCGAAATTGGCGTCCCCCTGGGCAACCCTGAAACAGGCCCATCAGGTGGCGGGTGACGTGATTGAGCTTGGCACCGTCAGTCAGGCGTTTGTCGATATAGGATCGCATGGCGCGCGCTGCATCATGCCGGCTTTTGACGGTAGAAGGCGTGCCATAGAGCGCGGCATCCACGCCGGCCAGCAGCCAAGGGTTCTGGTACGCCTCGCGCCCGATCATCACGCTATCGACCTTTTCAAGCTGCGCCTGGCAGTCATCCAGCGTTTTGATCCCGCCATTGATACCGATATGCAGATCGGGATGCTGCGTCTTGAGGCGATGCACGCGAGGGTAATTGAGCGGGGGAACGTCGCGATTTTCCTTGGGCGAGAGCCCTTCTAGCCAGGCTTTACGAGCATGCACAATGAAGACCTCGCAGCCGGCATCTGCCACCGTGCCGATGAAACGTGCCAGATCGGCGTCCTCGTCTTGTTCATCGACACCGATGCGGCACTTGACCGTGACAGGGATCGATACCACGGCCTGCATGGCGCGTACCGCTGCCGCCACCTTGGCGGGATGCTCCATCAGGCAGGCGCCGATCAGGTTGTTCTGTACCCGATCGCTCGGGCACCCCACGTTCAAGTTGACTTCATCGTAGCCCCAGGCTGCAGCGATCGCCGCGCATTCCGCCAGTGCAGCAGGGTCGCTGCCGCCTAGTTGTAGCGCCACCGGATGCTCCACGTCGCTAAACCCTAAAAAGCGCTCGCGGGGCGAGCCATGCAGGATCGCTCCAGTCGTGACCATCTCGGTGTATAGCAGCGCCTCGCGGGTCAGCGTACGGGCGAACGCGCGGTAGTCGCGGGTCGTCCAATCCATCATAGGAGCGACGGAGAAGGTTCTATCTAGCGTGTTGCGCTTTTTCCTAGTGTTCATGGGCTTTCCTGGGCACTAGGCCTTTCCAGATATGCCGATTTATACATACTTTTTGCTACGTTTTGCAGCGTGGTTTGCTACGAATCTGCTACGATGCTTCCAGTAAATTTGCTACACGGAAGCGATCTCGATGGCCACTATTAGTAAGCGTAAACGAAAGGATGGGAGTGTCGCATACACTGCCCAGATTCGCATTATGCGGAAGGGCCAAAAGGCTCACTCCGAGGGGAGAACCTTTCCCAAGAAAGCCATGGCGGAAGAGTGGGCTAAGCGCCGCGAGCTTGAGCTGATGAGCCCCGGTGGCCTTCTCACCGCGAAGTGGCGAGGAGTGAAGCTGGAGGATGCCATTGAGCGCTACCTACACGAGTTTGCCCGAGACGCTGGCCGCTCGAAGCGAGCCACCATACAGCAGTTGCAGCGCTTTCCCCTTGCGCGAGCTCAAGTTACCGACCTGACGAGTGAGCAGATCGTAGAGCATGCCGTCATGCGCCGTAATAGCGGCATCAGGCCCTCGACGATCAACCAGGACATCACGTGGCTGGGCATAATCCTCAAGACGGCAGCAGCAGCATGGAAGATGCCGGTGGAGCTCAATGAGTTCGAGTCGGCAAAGGTGCTACTACGTAGCAAAGGGCTGATTTCTCGCTCTGGATCTCGTGATCGGCGGCCTACTGCTGAGGAAGTCGAGCTGATCCGAACCTACTTCCGTCGCTCGCAGTTGATTCGGCCGAGCGCGATCATCCCCATGGAAGACATCATGGACTTCGCCATCGCCTCCTCGAGGCGTCAGGAGGAGATCACCCGTCTCACCTGGGAGGATCTCGACGAACAGGCGATGACCTGCTGGGTACGTGATGCCAAGCATCCTCGGCAGAAATGGGGCAACCACAAGCGCTTCAAGCTGACTCGGGAAGCGATGGCCCTCATCAAAAGGCAGCCTCGGATCGCAGGTGAGGAGCGGATTTTCCCCTTCAATGGAAAATCTATAGGGACTCGGTGGAGAGCGGCAACGGCTGCCTGTGGCATCGAAGATCTACGCTTCCATGACCTTCGGCATGAGGCAACGTCGCGCCTGTTCGAGGCAGGCTATGAAATCGTCGAGGTTCAGCAATTCACGCTTCACGAAAGCTGGGATGTGTTGAAGCGCTACACACACCTTCGTCCCGAAAACCTTCAGTTGAAGGGTGAGGGTGCCGACATGGTGCCGGCGGCCGAAAGCAAGGCATAGAGAGTCCGTAAATTGCACGCGTTTCCGCCTTCTTGCTCGCCCTGGCCATGTTTTTTGCTCTCGAACTCACATGAATGGGCTCTAGATAGCCATCGCGCACGCCAGCCTGCTCGAGATTCTTCCCTGAGTACCGAAAAAGTGCATAAATCCGCATAAATCCTTGCAGCCTCAAAACCCATGTCGAGCCCAGCAACGGCGCGGCCTGGCGCCGTAGTGCATGAGTGCATAAAAATCGACACGTTTAGCGCGCAGGCGGGGCGGGGTGTCGACGGCGCGCGGCGGGGCGCGGCGAGGGTGGAGGGGGTGGTCAGGGGCAGTCACGAAAAAAGCCCCGCGAAGTCGCGGGGCGAAGCATCGATCGCGCTTGGTGCTGTCGGCTATGGCTCAGTCGATATCGTGGAACGCTGAGCGCTTACGCGCGGCGGCGTCGCGGCTGGCGTCGGCCAGGGCGCGCTCGACCTCGGCGCGCACGTAGCGGGCGAGGGCCTGTTCGTCCATGCCGGGGCTGGCATTGACCTCGATATTGATGCCCCCTTGAATGTTGACGCCGCCCCCACCGCCGGGCGATTGAAGTGGGGCGCGTGTGTCGATGGGGACATCGTTGGCGATGGGCATCGCGGCGGCAGCAGGCATTGCGGCGGCATCGGGCATCGCGGCGGCAGCGGGCAGTGTGACCGCGCCCAGGGCCATGCCGGCGCCGGCGCGGGTGACGCTCTTGGCAATCTGCGCGATGCGCCGGGCGGGCTCGTTGCGCTGGGCATCCAGACCCTGGTTGAGTCCGTCGATGGTGTAGCCGCCGAACTGGGCGAATACGCGACTGGGTGAATGCATATCGAGCACGCCAGCGAACCAACCTTTTACGCTGCTGGCGATTCCGGTGACTTTGTCTTTCAGCGCGGCGAGCTTGCTGGTGAGCCCGCCGATCAGGCCATCGACGATGAACCCGCCTAGAGATTTGAATTTGTCGGGAATGTCGACCCCTAGCTTTTCGAGTGCGGCGGTGATGCCTCGGTAGAGCAGGCCAATGGGCGACCAGTCGGCCAGTAGTCGCATGACGCTGCCGATGCCGCCGGAGAACGCGGCTTTGATGTCGGCCCAGCGCTGGGCAAACCAGCCGCTGATGGAGCCCCAGTTCTTGTAGATCAGGTAGGCAGCGCCGGCGAGGGCGGCCACGGCGGCGACGATGCCGAGGATGATCCACGTCATTGGGTTTGCTAGAAGAGCGACCCCGGCCCGGCCGATGGCGCTGGCCAACGTGACGAATCCCTTACCCAGGCTCACCAGTGCATTGCCGAGCATCGGCAGCGCCCGCGTCGCTAACGCGTGAGCATGAATACTAACGGTGCGGAAAGCGCTTCCCATCCAGTTCGCGGCTTGCCCAATCGCGCGAAAACCTCCTTTGGTAAGTTTTTTCAGCGCACCGGCCATGCTTTGCGTCATACCTTTCCCTACGGCCCACAGGATATCCCCGAAGGCGCGTAGTCCAAGCGTTACCCCGCTGACCGTTTTCCAGACGCCTTTAAGCGCACTAATTAGTGGCCCTTTTGCTTGACGACCGGTCCACTTCATCGACTTTCCTAGCCCTTCCATCGCTTTTCCGCCGCCGGCTAGGCCGCCGATGGCGGTGACTAGTGACAGGACCGAGCCGATAGTCTTGCTGGCGAAGAGGGCGGACATGATGATCGCTAGGTTATCGAACCCGCCGACCATTTCTGCCACGCGTTGAACGATGATCGCTGACGTGCGCGCGAATTCGGCGAGACCCTTGGCACTCTCGACGATTAATGGCAGTACATCGCGTAGGCCTGAGCGGAAATCTTTCGCGAACTGCTGGACCTGGTCGCGATTGGTTTTCACCCAGCTACTGAATTTTTTGAACAGGCCAGCGAGCTCTGGAGCCAGCTCGCGGCCCAGAATGTTGCGGACGCCTTTCAAGGCGCCAGTGGCCCCACGCCAGGCGCGCATGTATTCCTGAGCAGCTTTGGTGTCTTGGGCACCGAGCGTCACGCCCAGCTCATCGGCTTCGTTGACAAGACGCCGTATTTCATCGGCACTCGCCCCGGCGAATTCGGCTAGTTGTTCGCCGCCTTGTCCGCCGAATAGTTCATCAACGATACGTTGGCGCGCGGCGACGTTTTCCACCTCGCGGAGCTGACCCAGCACCATGCTGAATAGCTCCCCAGTGTCGTTGGAGGCGGCTTCAAGCTGTTCGGGGCTTAGTCCTAAGCGTGTGAAGGCTTCCGCACCGGGACCTTTGCCGGTCGAAGTAAATTCATCCGTTCTGAGAGAAAGCTCCTTTAGAGCATCGGTCATAGCGTCGTTCTGTACGCCGAACTGACTCCCTGCATATTGCAGTCGCGATAGCTGTTCAGTAGCTATCCCAAGTCGGGCCGACCATTGGCGCACCTCTTCGCCACTTGACGCGAAGTTGTGACCGAGGCCGCCAACGGCGGCGGTAGCTACGCCGCCGGCGATTCCGGCGCCGGCGGCTAGGCTGCGCCCGTTATTCAACACGGCGCCCCCACGGGAACGAATGCCGGATAGCCGCTCACGCACGTCCTTGATGCGCTCAAGGCGTTTTTTCTGGCGCTCCAAGGTCTCGTTGAGGCGTTCTTCCTGAGTGCGAAGATCTCGCGCCGCGCGGGTCATGTCCTCGGTACTGACACCAGCTTCGTCGAGGCTGCGTTTTATACCTGAGAGGCGGTCTTGGTGCCCCTGCTGGGCACGGTTCAGATTTTTAACCTGGTCCTCGGCATGACGCGAGCGATCACGATATGTCTTGATTGCGCGGCTGGATTTGTCAAAGGCTTGCTGTTGTGACGTTAGGGCGATACGTGCCTTTTCTAACTCTCCACTGAGCTTCTTATTTGGCTCGGTAGCTTGGGCAACTTGCTTAGCGAGCTTGTCATATTGCCTTCGCGTGGATGTCAGGCTGGCTTTGATATTGACATGGCGCTCACGTTGCCCTTCCAGGGCTTTGGAATACTCCTTTTGCTTCTCAGTCATCTCATCGATGGTGCGCTGGTTGCCGCGCATGGCCCAGCGGGTCTGACGATAAGCGCTGACATCCTTCTGTTGCTTGTTGAGATCGCGCAGTTGGTCTTTGCTGGCCCTTATAGCCTCGGCGGTTTTGCCGCTGCCCTTAGTGATCTTCTTGAGGGGGCTGGTGATCTTGTCGATCGCTTGAAGCCTAACTTGAAGGCTCAGATCCTTCGCCATATCAGCCGCCTCCTTGGGCGACCAGCGCCTCGGCATCTGTATCGGTCATAGCTTCCAGGTCGCGTCGCAGGCGCTGCCGATCCTCGGCGGCGAGGGTGTGGAAGCCGTGACCTTCGCTTTTTTTCGGCGGCGGTAGCGAGATGCTGTTCGCCATACATTGCTGACGGGCTTCCCAGGCATCCAACTGAAGCAGTTCCATCAGCGTTGAGGATTTCTCGCGCAAGCCGATGAGCTTCTCGCGGGCTTCTTCCTGGTCGGTCTCGCCAGCGTGGTCCAGTGCAACTAGGGAGCGCTCAATTTTGAGCTGTGCCTTGCGCAGCCGCTTGCAACGACGGCGGCACTGCATGTAATTCTTCCGGCTCATGGCATCATGCTCTCTTTTCGTGGTGTGGCGATGCTGGGACCGTGCGGCCCCAGCAGTTCCGTCAGGCGGCCTGTTTCTTCAGAATGCATTCCAGCTCGGCTTTGCGGCGGCCGATTCTGATGCCGTTGCCCATCTCAGATACCGGAGCCTCGCAGGGAAGTGGGTCAATCTTCTCCGGGGCGTCGCCAGCCGAGATGCCCTCGCCTTGAATCTGTTGGAGGTGTTTCATAGCTATTTCGCCAACGGCGATAGCCTGGCGACGGTGGATTTCTTTATCGACGGCGGGCCGTGAAGTTTCGGTTAAGTGTCCCCGGATGGCTTTTCCGGGGAAGGAAGACACGTCGAGGCCGTGAGTGGCCATGAACCCCACATCGTTATAAACATCCTTCTCCAGGCGCTCGAAGATGGTTGGTAACGCGCCTAGCAGCTCCTTGCCTTGTCCGGAGGCAAATACCGCTTCAGCGGCTTTGGTAAGCTGTTCGTGCGCTGTGGCGTAGTGGAGTTCCTCGGCAGCTCGGTGATAGGCGGTTCGGGCGCCGTGGGTCAGGATTTGATGGTATTCCACCAACGGTGCCTGTTCCTCGATCATGTCACGCTGGTATCTAGTCTGCTCAGCCAGGGAGCGCTCCTTTTCCTGAAACTCGCGAACCTCTTTGGTGGGCTCGCCCTTGGCGGCGCGCATGGCGTCCCGCCATCCGGCGGCAGCGGACTTGGCTTCCGCCTGAGATGCCTGTTCCAGCTTGCTCAACCGGTCGAGCGTCTTGGCGGCGTCTTGAAGCTCTTCGCGTTGCTTCAGGTACTCAGCACGAGCCGTCTCAAGTCGGATTCCGGCCGTGGCTGCGGTGCGATATGGGGCGGGGACGATACTCATGGTCTCTTCTCCAGTGATGGTAGTGGTGGTCATGCATGCTGCGTGGAAAAAGGTGTAGTAGGGGCCGGGGCCTCCCACAGCCCCGCTGCGATCAATCGCGCCTCCTCGGCGCTCATCTGGCCGCCCCGCGGGCTACGCGTACGCTTGCGGTTGATACCAAGCATTAGGCTTGACCAATTTGAGCGTTCCTGACGTTCGGCGGGGGGCTCGAAGAACATCGCGGCCAGGCGAAGGGTAGTCTCGTCGTCGATGCCGAGTCTGCGGCGCTGCTCAGCCTCGGCGCTCGAGATCAGCAGTTGCCACAGGGCCTGCGACTCGGCGGTGACGGGGTTTTGAGGTGCCGGCCCCTGGTCTTCGACCGGCCCAGTGGCTTCCTCGAAGCTTTCCAACTCCGGAGGAAAGTACTCAGGTGCGCCCCATTCTGGCTGCGGAGCGAACTTCTGGTGGAGGGCGGCTCGGAGCTGGTGTTCATACTCCTCGAGGCCTTCCATCTCAGCCCTGACTTCGGTGCTGGCCCGCCATGCTTTGTATCGCTTTTCTTGGTCATGGGCCTCCTGCGGGCCTGGCTGTCGGGGCTCGATATCAGGCCCCGTACAGTTATTCACACGAGTCCAAGGCTCCGCGACTGCGTCGCTCCGCTGTCCTCCAGCCTCCGTTGGCTTGATTTCCCAGCGATAGACACGGGTCATAAAAGATGCCTCTCCGGTATCGCTAGTGACAGTGATGCCAATGGTTGCCTCGACGGGCTCGCCGTAAATTCCGAGCTTCTCCAGATCGACACGAATCTCGCCGCTATTTGGGTCGACGTGCTCACCCTTCGGGTCGAGGCGAGTCATTCGCCACGGGCGAGCTGGACGCTCGGTCATGGGAACGCAAGGCCCGCCACACAGCTCCAGGAAATTGTCCCAGCGGCTGCCGTTCGCGGCGCGTCGTAGGTCGTGGAGGATGGCCAGCGCCTCTGGGTCGGGCTTGGTAGCCGCGATCCAGTCTTCGAAACAGGAGGCGGCGAAGGAATCGTCATCGGGATCGCGCAGGCGGCGCAGCTCGCGCCACACCGTCACGCTCGGCAAGCCAAAGAACTGAAACTGACGGATGCCGTGGACCGATGCCCAGGCGGCGATCCGCGGCGCTGCGACATCCATTGGGCGACCATACTGGTCGACCTCGTCGCTACGCTGGGTGCAATTGATGTTCTTGGCGACATACTTGATGACGTAGCCGGCGGCGCTACCCTTGGTGGGGTCGATGTGCTCGAACCTGATACGAACATGCTCCTTGCCGGCGACCTCCTCGGGGTCGATCGACAGGGCATAGCGGCGAAGGGAAGCCTCCAGTGGCTTGATCTGGTCCTCGGCGACCCACAACAGCATGTGCCAGTGCGGGCATCCGTCGTGATGGGGTTCGACGGTACGAATGCCGTAATAGGCGATACCGTCGCGCTTCAACTTGGCCCGGGCCCGAGTCCATAGCTTTTGCAGCTGGGCGTGAGCATCACGCGGGGTCGAACCGTTGTATTTAGGGTTGGACTGCCCGCTTTCCTGAAGTACTGCATGCCAAGCACTAGGTAAGGTCCAGGTGACGAACACTGCACGATGCCCATGGCGATGGGCGAAGGCCTCGGTCTCGCGGATCCGCATCATCGTTTCCTTGAAACGGATGTCGCGGTTGCCCACGCTCTTTGCGGACAGCTCGGCTAGGGTGTATTCCTGTTCGAACTGGTTGATCGCCGTGGTGCCCTCGAGCATCTCCAGGTTCTCGTTCTGCCGGCGCTGCCAGCGCTTGAACACCATGTCGCTGACATAGATCCCGGCACGCTTGTGCACTCGGCGCACCATTCGCATGAACTGATCGAGGCGTTGGTTCGCCAGCGTGCGCAGCTTACGCCGCCACCATGGTGCCGATCCCAACTTGCTTAGTATGACGCGCCGCTGGGAACCGCTCAGGCGCTTGAGCTCGACCACAGGGGCTACGTCCAGGCTGTGCTTGTGGGCGATCTCTAGTCCTTCGCGAAGGCTCTCGATCTCGGCATCCCGGCTGGTTGGCCATACATGGCGGCGGAAGGTTAATCCGGCGAGCCTGGTGTCTGCCGGCAGTGCGGGTCGCCAGAAATGTCGGCGACGAGCCTCCGCATAGCCGGCTCGAACTGTTCGGTAATGGCGTTCTTGGGTCGCGACGATAGCGTCTGCCTTGGCACGCGCGTAGTCCTCTAGAGCCTCATCCTCGTGGGTCACGTTGAAGGGGCCGAGCATAAGTTGCTTCTGCATAATGCGAAGCCAAATATTCGCTTCGGCGTTACCGCGATTGCCCGGTTTGCTGTAACCGTGGGTGGTGGCCACTGCCACAGCACCGCAAACAAGATCGTCTGCGACGGCCTCGAAGCGTTCGAAGATCTGCCGGCGGAACTTCCGGCATTGAGGTGTCCCCATGGCCCGTTCGACCTCACGGGCGGCGCTGACCATCAACGGCCACTTCATGGTAGTCATGGGCGACCCTCCCAAGGCGTATCGAGGCGGGTCGAGCGTTGCGAAAGGTTGCGCAACCTTGGGGCTATGCTAATCTTGGGAACGGAATCAAATGCGGTGTGGGCCCCCATGGGATTGTGGCGATCCCCGGGGCCTTTTGCGTTTCTGGCCACTGCTAAACCTCCTTCCCCTTGGCCAACCGGCTTTTGTCGGCCACGCTGAAACCCTTTGCCGCCGGCGTGCTATGCTCGCCTTTGGTGCGCTGCCAATATCCTTCAGTTTTGATGGCCGTGTTGACCGCCTTCTGTATCGCTGGCCAGTCGCTGGCGTAGAAGGTTATTCGCTCGTTGAGAATGCTCAGGGTGATGACGCGCTTCGCCATGCTGGCTCCTTGCCTTCCGGCATCGTTAGCTTTCAACTGGGTTTATATTCTGGTCGTAGTGCCCCTCCATCGGACGGGCAACCGCGCGGCGATCGAGCCGAGCGATCAACGCCCGACCACCGCCCAACGGTGACGCCTCTCGTTGCTCGCCCAGGGGAAGATCCTCCAGGGACACGGTAGGATCGGCATTTAGTTGCAGGGCGCTGGTCACCGCCTGGCTGAGCGCCGCCCACTCGTTGGGATGGATCTCGAGACTGCCGCCGCCCGGGCGGCTCAGAGTCAGCGTCTTGTGGGTCGTGGTGGTCATTACTATCTCCTCAGCAATCGGTGAGATGGGTCATTGCAATGGCCACGCCCAACGGATGTCGGTGGAAGACCTGGCTGCCATTCGGGCGTGGGATCGTCGACAGCTTCTCGGTCTTCACACCGGCATCTTCCAGTCCTTCCTTGAGAGAAAGGAACATCTCGACGGCTTCGTTCTCATCGCATTCGTGGTCGACGCCGGCGACGTCTACATGGATAGTTCGCATAGTGGCTCCTAGTCAGATGGGGGTGGCACTTTGCTGCGCGGAGGTGCCATGACGCTTCCAGGTTCCAGCGCCCTGGTAGTGGACGCGGCGCGCTTTTAACTCCTGAAACCACGCCGCTACTTCTGTGCTCAGAAAGGCCGTAATATGTGCTGACACTTGGACCGGTTCAGGAAACCGGCCGTTGGCCGCCATGTTGGCCAACGTGCTGCGTGACAAGCCGGTAATCTCCTCGACCTCCGGCCAGCGCATCAGGCGCACCGTTGCTTGCTCCTCAACTCGCTCGTTCTCGTTCATTGCCTCAACACCTCTGGTCGCTCACCGACTTTGCTATTTCCCGCCCCATGCCTCCGCATCGTCCTGACGCGGCTGCGTGGCCAGGATTTACCACTTGCTTGTAGGCTCTTGGTCGCCTTGGGACGCCCTGGTGACAAGGGTCGCCGCAAGAGGCCACTAGTGCGATCAGGGCGATTTGTGCGAACGTCACCGCACAAGTAAGCGATGCCTTGGCGGCCTTTTGCTCGGCTTTCCCTGCTTTTAGGCACCTTGGCGATAGGTTCACCACTGTGGGGCCCGATGGCGAGCCGTCGCTGTTGTAAATGGCGTTTTTACAACGCAGCTTTACCGGCCCCGTCTCTCGCATCCGAATCTATATGATGGAATGCGGATCCAGGTCTTCACTCGGTGAGGGAACGCCTTGGACCAGGCCGCCGGCCTTGTTGATGAGGGCTACCGTCGTCCAGGGCCCAGACTTACCGTAAAAGACGTGCACTCCCTGCTGCCGAAGGCAACGCTCGACATCGCCGGGTCGTTGATATCCCGTAATTGCTTTCAGGTCGTCGCAGTTGAGTACGTCATGTCGGCACATCGCTTCTGTCCCTAGTCGAGAATTGGCAATTGGATGCTTATCTGGGACGGAATCTCCCGTGATGGGATGCGCGGTAGAGGTCCGATGCATCGGCCGCCAGAATCTGGGCGGCTTGAGCGACGTTGGCCAGGTCGTGACGATGTAGATGCGTGGCGACCTCAAGGCTGGCGACCGTCTCCAACATGCCGCGAGCCGCCTCCAGTCGTGCCTCGGCGTTGTCGTACAGGGTTTCGGCACTGCATGTTTCATCGACTAC
This region includes:
- a CDS encoding phage tail tape measure protein, which gives rise to MAKDLSLQVRLQAIDKITSPLKKITKGSGKTAEAIRASKDQLRDLNKQQKDVSAYRQTRWAMRGNQRTIDEMTEKQKEYSKALEGQRERHVNIKASLTSTRRQYDKLAKQVAQATEPNKKLSGELEKARIALTSQQQAFDKSSRAIKTYRDRSRHAEDQVKNLNRAQQGHQDRLSGIKRSLDEAGVSTEDMTRAARDLRTQEERLNETLERQKKRLERIKDVRERLSGIRSRGGAVLNNGRSLAAGAGIAGGVATAAVGGLGHNFASSGEEVRQWSARLGIATEQLSRLQYAGSQFGVQNDAMTDALKELSLRTDEFTSTGKGPGAEAFTRLGLSPEQLEAASNDTGELFSMVLGQLREVENVAARQRIVDELFGGQGGEQLAEFAGASADEIRRLVNEADELGVTLGAQDTKAAQEYMRAWRGATGALKGVRNILGRELAPELAGLFKKFSSWVKTNRDQVQQFAKDFRSGLRDVLPLIVESAKGLAEFARTSAIIVQRVAEMVGGFDNLAIIMSALFASKTIGSVLSLVTAIGGLAGGGKAMEGLGKSMKWTGRQAKGPLISALKGVWKTVSGVTLGLRAFGDILWAVGKGMTQSMAGALKKLTKGGFRAIGQAANWMGSAFRTVSIHAHALATRALPMLGNALVSLGKGFVTLASAIGRAGVALLANPMTWIILGIVAAVAALAGAAYLIYKNWGSISGWFAQRWADIKAAFSGGIGSVMRLLADWSPIGLLYRGITAALEKLGVDIPDKFKSLGGFIVDGLIGGLTSKLAALKDKVTGIASSVKGWFAGVLDMHSPSRVFAQFGGYTIDGLNQGLDAQRNEPARRIAQIAKSVTRAGAGMALGAVTLPAAAAMPDAAAMPAAAAMPIANDVPIDTRAPLQSPGGGGGVNIQGGINIEVNASPGMDEQALARYVRAEVERALADASRDAAARKRSAFHDID
- a CDS encoding succinylglutamate desuccinylase/aspartoacylase family protein yields the protein MARAPFELAGTRIPPGSRAQIDVPVAKLYTHAPLHIPVEVVHGRQPGPVLLVCGAIHGDELNGVEIVRRMLRLASLSRLRGTLIAVPIVNVFGFVQQTRYLPDRRDLNRCFPGSEIGSLGSRIAALFREQIVDLATHIVDLHTGAIHRTNLPQVRAQMKDRPATQAMAEAFGVPVILNAELREGSLREYAQSRNVPVLTYEAGEALRFDEWAIAPGVRGVQRVMRLLGMLPTDRRRHKPAVAEVANGSSWARSPIDGILRPRARLGARVARGDILGRVADPFGNAEQEVLANADGIVIGMSNLPLANEGEALFHVARFDEIEEAENAVETFHSDFETRQEL
- a CDS encoding TMEM199/VMA12 family vacuolar ATPase assembly factor, with translation MSIVPAPYRTAATAGIRLETARAEYLKQREELQDAAKTLDRLSKLEQASQAEAKSAAAGWRDAMRAAKGEPTKEVREFQEKERSLAEQTRYQRDMIEEQAPLVEYHQILTHGARTAYHRAAEELHYATAHEQLTKAAEAVFASGQGKELLGALPTIFERLEKDVYNDVGFMATHGLDVSSFPGKAIRGHLTETSRPAVDKEIHRRQAIAVGEIAMKHLQQIQGEGISAGDAPEKIDPLPCEAPVSEMGNGIRIGRRKAELECILKKQAA
- the dusA gene encoding tRNA dihydrouridine(20/20a) synthase DusA, coding for MNTRKKRNTLDRTFSVAPMMDWTTRDYRAFARTLTREALLYTEMVTTGAILHGSPRERFLGFSDVEHPVALQLGGSDPAALAECAAIAAAWGYDEVNLNVGCPSDRVQNNLIGACLMEHPAKVAAAVRAMQAVVSIPVTVKCRIGVDEQDEDADLARFIGTVADAGCEVFIVHARKAWLEGLSPKENRDVPPLNYPRVHRLKTQHPDLHIGINGGIKTLDDCQAQLEKVDSVMIGREAYQNPWLLAGVDAALYGTPSTVKSRHDAARAMRSYIDKRLTDGAKLNHVTRHLMGLFQGCPGGRQFRRHLSENAHRDGAGLEVFDEALAKVRELDTASAVA
- a CDS encoding tyrosine-type recombinase/integrase; the encoded protein is MAEEWAKRRELELMSPGGLLTAKWRGVKLEDAIERYLHEFARDAGRSKRATIQQLQRFPLARAQVTDLTSEQIVEHAVMRRNSGIRPSTINQDITWLGIILKTAAAAWKMPVELNEFESAKVLLRSKGLISRSGSRDRRPTAEEVELIRTYFRRSQLIRPSAIIPMEDIMDFAIASSRRQEEITRLTWEDLDEQAMTCWVRDAKHPRQKWGNHKRFKLTREAMALIKRQPRIAGEERIFPFNGKSIGTRWRAATAACGIEDLRFHDLRHEATSRLFEAGYEIVEVQQFTLHESWDVLKRYTHLRPENLQLKGEGADMVPAAESKA